One part of the Paramormyrops kingsleyae isolate MSU_618 chromosome 2, PKINGS_0.4, whole genome shotgun sequence genome encodes these proteins:
- the LOC140587733 gene encoding uncharacterized protein translates to MPRTKASKRSAAAKKRLMDRRRAADSFDVAMTDDGVMSFPPYRNTKKITTVTFPTSHDQQPEQAAQLRPDSVMAMTDGVISFPPYWNTKKILTVTCPTSHDHQVPTLGAICRTDDNLFIPSLYKDKALTDDEVLQPPQKRKAAAILPSIRPSILPSMQPSNSLPTPFPTHFPTHFPTSLATSLATSLAKPLAKPLAKPLAKPLLMSEQKSTLAQQQHMNCVTICASPHFPQARIVRGSFHQGHPRFGVNSNKQCVANSLIAILMCKIKNVFSWSVTDIDQVLLNGDDLYTTIRDAGGIQDASRYLFVRDLPTEYTLNGDKFEINYHDDMFVGLFGVSEYGDMCNILMSADQAVRRVFSLYDACLFTLKVNTCAIIKQESWYVVIDSHSRRGDGASDASGRSILVYHSNIDSLLDHVNTLGLSLDATGEQFEITAVSVTSRSILQQHPDGNYSVTSLNQPTSMSDHPDGNSSVTSLNQSTSMSETQYGVVRPNVTDDTEHELDVHVSNEGDIVFISELCGEQFFFSPLTTQQQRSLSCKLGVVYIDHGHINIAAEFPMGDPCKTVPITGDGNCFFRCLAFAITGNEKEHRKIRRAIVAHILRNESKYIACLRDGYSSASEYVDASRMKYVGTWASEVEIQAAADLLGVHIFTYSDNKWLKYSTCIGSDPRGMYLKHCYESHYEVVTCVKGRDTECCATRCSEINTPSEMASSRRKLEIEKRRYDVSDVYREQQLARKMKRYHDDDDYRDRVKQSGISKYATDMEYRECVQQSSVSKYVTDTEHRQHVKQLSVKKYAMDIEHRQHVKQSSVQKYATDIEHRQCVKQSSVKKYATDIQHRQCVKQSSVEKYATDIEHRQCVKQSSVQKYATDIEHRQRVKQSSVQKYATNIEHRQRVKDFLGSKYATNESYREAVKKQKFEAYHSNPVYQSAQKQSCSNRYKTDSCYATAVKSRNIEKRTKEKDNRKDINYVIEQFRQKISKGPEYICSVCHRMLFKHQVVMCKKDQYFRKSQAVALVASQCITETYLHKCIDMCSDDCSSVIGSRGSLWICHTCHRKILDGKLPAESVANNLALDPVPVELQHLNSLEQHLISMHIPFMRIVSLPKGGQNGVHGPVTCVPSSVPNVAEVLPRVDNDDLMIRVKLKRKLTYKGHYKYEFVHPEKIKKALVYLTENNKFYSNVEFNNDWINPLQKTKEVPGYVSDTHADEEHNENNIDDEEMDETLHDRQQHGMYMDTCLQPVDIAQEILDQHFDGIMSMAPAEGNNPVRLLTDESNEAKCFPVLFPKGTGTFHDRKKEKLTLCRYLNTRILNADGRFGKNLDYIFYGQYLSELQQVVSNVSIAVRKGYDARDKCPVTSETLTNKEALQKMFNFDEGYKFLRPIRGTPVFWQSVQKDLFAMVRQLGIPTWFCSFSSADLRWTELMTAIFKQDGIDASSAELDWSERCALLKNNPVTAARMFDYRFHCFLKDVIMSEAQPIGKIVDYFYRIEFQQRGSPHTHCLFWVEDAPKVGKDDEDEVSAFIDHYVTCEMPEGNDEMHEIVCSVQQHSKRHSKTCKKKGKTCRFNFPRPPSNRTFLSSCKVGDGETDGQPLKKEVADAIMKKVKDAVLNPEANYDSVDSLFSTIGISQEIFEAAYSRITKKTTIVLKRRPCEVWVNQYNRHLLRCWNANMDIQFVVDAYSCIVYIISYISKAEREMGLLLANAQKEATQQGNLDAKEALRQLGSVFLHNREVSAQESVYRLTNMRLKEGSRKVQFIPTGENVVKMSLPLNVIRKKAECENEDEQGIWMNSITDRYKARPETEVFAGMCLARFASEYRILCKSQSSCPGSVQLDRKLGFVKKRTRTDAAVVRYARFSPTKDPEKYYHSILQLFLPHYFDAQLKPSTFGSYQEFYETGCVKFLDELHSVKLVVQSNMSSFEKESSAIDKAQEDLQLHGAMEDAWAEICPETERERLECLASKSNITPEMREQCDEIPDLLPRLSHYMLHDNPCGMSKQEALALLRSLNNKQSGIFYKIRNWCLQKARGENPEPFHVFISGPGGVGKSVLIKAIHYEAARILRQLSHNPDETHVLLTAPTGVSAYNIKAATIHTCFHIATDVKLPYEPLGDEKLNSLRAELGNLQILIIDEISMVDHKLLAYIHGRLRQIKQIGDYSAFGNVSIIAVGDFYQLCPVKGKALYTEGKGVNLWQNHFAMVELTEIMRQKDMEFAQLLNRLRKRKRGDAMLAEDIAMLKQCVTGEGQDSTALHIYATNDEVDQHNYHMLQKICSDHVIIHAQDFERVAATGRLERKHGHHANVQKTCLLESLHVGVNARVMLLKNIDVSDGLVNGAFGTVSDICFDTDEDFPSEIYITFDNEAAGKLLRGKKPCLKAGLDKATRIKPEEERVTNSGGTRRQFPLKLAWACTVHKVQGLTVDKAVVSLKKIFAAGQAYVALSRVTSLEGLIIEDFKETAIYAKQDIETAMQSMPVFIEPVMEVPSSCKILLHNVEGLTCHLDDLKQDRRYMEADIICLTETWLNLEEDTEDVQLPGFSYHGKPRHQAYDGSDAIFAELKKQQHGGVGLYYKEHTNCTVTDVQCVNIECVQFSVGLLRTTVFVLYRPPSYNLTIFQKNLMQLITRLDSVEGGKIIMGDFNENLLHVSTIANFMEEHGYAQLVKEATTGKGTLIDHVYVKDIVTNSISVSGGRLALRLGLWLS, encoded by the exons ATGCCTCGCACCAAGGCGTCCAAGCGTTcagcagcagcgaagaagaggctGATGGACCGGCGGCGAGCTGCTGATAGTTTTGAtgtggctatgactgatgacggggttatgtcttttcccccctaccGGAATACCAAAAAGATCACGACTGTGACTTTCCCGACGAGCCACGACCAACAACCTGAGCAGGCCGCACAGCTGCGGCCTGACTCTGTCATGGCTATGACTGACGGGGTTatttcttttcccccctactGGAATACCAAAAAGATCCTGACTGTGACTTGTCCGACGAGCCATGACCACCAGGTTCCCAccctgggtgccatttgtaGGACTGATGACAATTTGTTTATACCTTCTCTTTATAAAGACAAGGCTTTGACTGATGACGAGGTTTTGCAGCCGCCTCAAAAAAGAAAGGCTGCAGCTATATTACCATCTATACGACCATCTATATTACCATCCATGCAACCATCTAATTCCTTGCCAACTCCTTTTCCAACTCATTTTCCAACTCATTTTCCAACAAGTCTGGCAACAAGTCTGGCAACAAGTCTGGCAAAACCCTTGGCAAAACCCTTGGCAAAACCCTTGGCAAAACCCTTGCTAATGTCTGAACAAAAAAGTACCCTGGCTCAACAGCAGCATATGAACTGTGTAACTATCTGTGCAtctcctcattttcctcaggcacgTATTGTGAGAGGCTCCTTCCATCAAGGACACCCACGATTTGGCGTTAACAGTAACAAGCAATGTGTTGCTAATAGTTTGATTGCCATACTAATGTGTAAGATAAAGAACGTTTTCAGCTGGTCAGTCACAGACATTGATCAAGTACTGCTGAACGGAGATGACCTCTACACtaccatcagagatgctgggGGAATTCAAGATGCTTCTAGGTATCTGTTTGTGAGAGATCTACCAACTGAGTACACATTAAATGGtgataaatttgaaataaactaccatgatgacatgtttgttggcttGTTTGGTGTGAGTGAATATGGAGATATGTGCAACATTCTCATGTCAGCTGATCAAGCGGTAAGAAGAGTATTCTCACTGTATGATGCGTGTCTTTTTACTCttaaagtaaatacatgtgccatcattaagcaagagtcatggtatgtggtgatcgactcccattcccgacgaggagatggagcaagTGACGCATCAGGCAGAAGTATATTGGTGTACCACTCTAACATAGATTCTTTGCTAGACCATGTGAATACCCTAGGACTgtctttagatgcaacaggggaacagtttgagattacagctgtgagtgtgaccAGTCGAAGCATTCTGCAGCAGCATCCAGATGGTAACTACTCAGTCACCAGTCTCAACCAGCCTACCAGCATGTCAGACCATCCAGATGGTAACTCCTCAGTCACCAGTCTCAACCAGTCTACCAGCATGTCAGAGACCCAATATGGTGTGGTAAGGCCAAATGTGACAGATGATACAGAACATGAGCTTGATGTCCATGTGAGCAATGAAGGTGATAtagtttttatcagtgagctgtGCGGTGAGCAGTTTTTCTTCAGTCCTTTGACAAcacagcagcaaagaagcctTTCCTGTAAGCTTGGTGTGGTGTACATTGATCATGGTCATATAAACATTGCTGCAGAGTTTCCAATGGGTGATCCTTGCAAAACGGTGCCTATTACTGGTGATggtaactgctttttcagatgTCTGGCTTTTGCTATTACTGGAAATGAGAAGGAACACAGGAAAATTAGACGTGCTATTGTTGCTCACATACTAAGAAATGAATCTAAGTATATTGCTTGTCTTAGAGATGGTTACTCTTCTGCCAGTGAGTATGTGGATGCATCCCGAATGAAATATGTTGGTACTTGGGCTTCTGAGGTAGAGATTCAAGCTGCCGCTGATCTGCTTGGTGtgcatattttcacatactcCGATAACAAATGGTTAAAGTACTCCACATGTATTGGTTCTGATCCGAGAGGTATGTACCTGAAACATTGTTATGAGTCACATTATGAGGTTGTGACTTGTGTGAAAGGGCGTGATACTGAATGTTGTGCCACACGATGCTCTGAAATTAACACACCATCTGAAATGGCATCAAGTCGTCGGAAACTGGAAATAGAAAAAAGACGGTATGATGTAAGTGACGTGTACAGGGAGCAACAACTTGCCAGAAAGATGAAGCGCtatcatgatgatgatgactacCGAGACCGTGTTAAACAATCAGGTATCAGTAAGTATGCTACAGATATGGAGTACCGCGAATGTGTACaacagtcaagtgtaagtaagtACGTCACAGACACTGAACATAGACAACATGTGAAGCAGTTAAGTGTCAAGAAATATGCTATGGACATTGAACATAGGCAAcatgtgaagcagtcaagtgtgcagAAGTATGCCACAGACATAGAACACAGGCaatgtgtgaagcagtcaagtgtgaagAAATATGCCACGGACATTCAACATAGGCaatgtgtgaagcagtcaagtgttgAGAAGTACGCCactgacattgaacacaggcaatgtgtgaagcagtcaagtgtgcagaagtatgccactgacattgaacacaggcaacgtgtgaagcagtcaagtgtgcagaagtatgccactaacattgaacacaggcaacgtgtgaaaGACTTTTTGGGTAGTAAGTATGCCACAAATGAGAGTTACAGAGAAGCTGTGAAGAAACAGAAATTTGAAGCCTACCATTCTAATCCAGTGTACCAATCAGCTCAGAAGCAAAGTTGCAGTAATAGATACAAAACAGACAGCTGTTATGCCACTGCAgtaaaaagcagaaatattGAAAAACGGACTAAAGAGAAGGATAACAGAAAAGACATTAACTATGTGATTGAACAGTTTAGACAGAAAATAAGTAAAGGCCCAGAATACATTTGTTCAGTGTGTCATCGAATGCTATTTAAACACCAAGTTGTGATGTGCAAGAAAGATCAGTACTTCAGAAAATCACAGGCAGTTGCGTTGGTGGCTTCACAGTGTATAACTGAGACATACTTGCATAAATGTATAGATATGTGTTCTGATGATTGTAGCAGTGTTATTGGCTCTAGAGGTTCCTTGTGGATCTGCCACACGTGTCACAGAAAGATTCTTGATGGGAAACTTCCAGCAGAGAGTGTTGCAAACAATCTAGCTTTAGACCCTGTCCCTGTAGAGTTACAGCATCTAAATTCACTGGAACAGCATCTGATTTCTATGCATATTCCTTTTATGAGAATTgtgtctttgccaaaaggtggacaaaatggtgttcatggtcctgTGACTTGTGTCCCATCTAGTGTTCCAAATGTAGCTGAAGTTTTACCGAGAGTTGACAATGATGACCTTATGATTCGTGTAAAGTTGAAGAGGAAGTTAACTTACAAAGggcattacaaatatgaatttgtgcatccagaaaaaataaagaaggcttTGGTGTATCTTACAGAGAATAACAAATTTTACAGCAATGTGGAGTTCAACAATGACTGGATTAATCCCCTGCAGAAAACTAAAGAAGTACCTGGTTATGTAagtgacacacatgcagatgaagagcataatgaaaataacatagatgatgaggaaatggatgaaactttgcatgatagacaacaacatggcatgtatatggatacgtgtcttcaacctgtagacatagcacaagagatcttggatcagcactttgatggaatcatgtcgatggcacctgcagaaggaaacaatccagtgaggcttctaactgatgagtcaaatgaagctaaatgttttccagtccttttcccaaaaggaacaggtacttttcatgacagaaagaaggaaaaactgacactgtgtaggtatttaaatacaagaattcttaatgcagatggacgttttggaaaaaacttagactatatattttatgggcagtatttgtctgagcttcagcaggttgtgtcaaatgtgtcaattgctgtgagaaaaggctatgatgcacgggataagtgtcctgtcacatcagaaactttgacaaataaggaggctctacaaaagatgttcaattttgatgaaggttataaatttctaagaccaatcagaggcacccctgttttttggcaaagtgttcagaaagatttgtttgcaatggtaagacagcttggtattcccacatggttttgctccttttcttctgctgatttaCGCTGGACAGAACTGATGACAGCAATCTTCAAACAAGATGGCATAGATGCATCAAGTGCTGAGCTCGACTGGTCAGAAAGGTGTGCActgttgaaaaacaatcctgtgacagctgccagaatgtttgactatcgattccactgcttcctgaaagatgtcatcatgtcagaagcacaacccattggcaaaatagttgattatttctacagaatagaatttcagcaacggggatcacctcacactcactgtttgttttgggtggaagaCGCACCTAAGGTtggcaaagatgatgaagatgaagtatcagctttcattgatcactatgtgacatgtgaaatgccagagggtaacgatgaaatgcatgaaattgtatgtagtgtacagcaacatagtaagaggcactcaaaaacatgcaagaaaaaagggaaaacttgtAGATTCAATTTCCCACGTCCTCCAAGCAACAGAACATTTCTGTCATCATGCAAAGTTGGAGATGgtgagacagacggacagcccctgaaaaaagaagtagcagacgctatcatgaaaaaagtgaaggatgctgtactaaaccctgaggccaactatgactctgttgattccttatttagtacaattggtatcagtcaggaaatatttgaagctgcgtactcaagaatcacaaaaaaaactaccattgttcttaagaggagaccatgtgaagtgtgggtgaaccaatataacagacaccttttacgctgttggaatgcaaacatggacattcagtttgtggttgatgcatattcatgtattgtgtacatcatttcctacatttccaaagctgagagagagatgggactgctactggcaaatgctcagaaagaggccacccagcaaggtaaccttgatgcaaaagaagctcttcggcaacttggcagtgttttcctgcacaatcgtgaagtttcagctcaagaaagtgtttatcgtctgactaacatgaggttgaaagagggatcacggaaggtgcagtttatcccaactggagaaaatgtggtgaaaatgagccttccattgaacgtcatacggaagaaagctgagtgtgagaatgaggatgaacaaggaatttggatgaacagtatcactgatagatataaagccagaccagaaacagaagtgtttgcaggaatgtgcctggcgagatttgcatctgagtacagaatactatgtaagtCTCAGAGCTCATgccctggaagtgtgcagttggacagaaaattaggatttgtgaagaaaaggacacgcacagatgcagctgttgttcggtatgctcgcttttcacccacaaaggacccagaaaaatattaccacagcattttgcaactttttctgccacattatttcgatgcacagttaaaaccttctacttttggcagttaccaggaattctatgagactggttgtgtcaagtttcttgatgaattgcattcagtgaaactggttgtgcagtcaaacatgtcaagttttgaaaaaGAATCAAGTGCAATAGACAAAGCTCAGGAAGACCTACAGCTGCATGGTGCAATGGAAGATGCTTGGGCAGAGATTTGTCCAGAGACTGAACGTGAACGGTTAGAGTGTCTTGCCAGCAAATCCAACATTACACCAGAAATGAGAGAACAATgtgatgagataccagatttgttaccaaGACTGAGTCACTATATGTTGCAtgacaatccttgtggtatgtccAAGCAGGAAGCGTtggctttgcttcgctcactgaataacaagcaaTCTGGCATCTTTTACAAAATACGAAACTGGTGTTTACAGAAGGCACGTGGTGAaaacccagaaccatttcatgtattcatatctggacctggaggtgtgggcaagtcagtcttgatcaaagcaataCATTATGAGGCAGCTCGTATCTTGCGTCAGTTGTCACATAATCCAGATGAGACACATGTGTTACTGACTGCTCCAACTGGAGTTAGTGCTTACAACATAAAAGCTGCAACGAtacacacttgtttccatattgcaacagatgtaaagttgccatatgaaccacttggagatgaaaaactaaattcattgagagctgaactgggaaacctgcagatattgattatcgatgaaatttcaatggttgatcacaagctgcttgcgtatattcatggcagattaagacaaatcaaacaaattggagattattctgcttttggaaatgtttcaatcattgctgttggagatttctaccaactttgtcctgtgaaagggaaagctttgtatactgagggtaaaggtgtgaatctatggcagaatcattttgctatggtggagctcactgaaattatgagacagaaagatatggagtttgcacagttgctgaatcgACTAAGAaaacgcaaaaggggtgatgcaatgctggCGGAAGACATCGCTATGCTGAAACAATGTGTGACAGGCgaaggacaagacagtactgctcttcatatttatgcaaccaatgatgaagttgatcagcataactaccatatgctgcagaagatctgctcagaccatgtcatcattcatgctcaggattttgaaagggttgctgcaactggcagactggaaaggaaacatggacatcatgccaatgttcagaagacatgtctcctagaatcactacatgtaggtgtcaatgcacgagtaatgctgctgaaaaacattGATGTTTCAGACGGCctggtaaatggtgcatttggtacagtcagtgacatctgctttgatactgatgaggattttccatcagagatataCATCACGTTTGATAACGAAGCAGCTGGAAAGTTGCTCAGAGGAAAGAAGCCATGCCTAAAAGCAGGGTTGGACAAAGCTACACGAATCaaaccagaggaggagagagtgacaaacagtggtggaacaCGACGGCAGTTTCCGTTGAAATTAGCTTGggcttgtacagtacacaaagtacaaggtctgacagtggataaggctgttgtatcactaaagaagatatttgcagctggacaagcgtatgtagcattaagccgtgtgacttctctggaaggcctcataatagaagactttaaggagactgctatatatgcaaaacaagacattgagactgcaatgcaaagcatgcctgTGTTTATTGAGCCTGTCATGGAAGTGCCATCATCATGCAAAATTCTCCTACATAATGTTGAAGGACTTACATGTCACCTGGATGACCtaaagcaagacagaaggtatatggaagctgatatcatctgcttgacagagacatggttaaatttggaggaagacacagaagatGTACAGCTGCCTGGATTTTCATACCATGGGAAGCCCAGACATCAGGCATATGATGGTAGTGATGCTATCTTTGCagaactgaagaagcaacaacatggtggtgtgggtttgtattataaagaacataccaactgtactgtgactgatgtgcagtgtgtcaacattgagtgtgtgcagttcagtgtgggcctactaagaacaacagtcttcgtactatacagaccaccctCGTATAATCTGacaatctttcagaagaacctgatgcagttgatcactcggttggacagtgtggaaggtgggaaaatcatcatgggcgacttcaatgaaaatcttttgcatgtaagtacaattgctaattttatggaagaacatgggtatgctcaacttgtcaaagaagcaaccactgggaaaggcactttgattgatcatgtgtatgtgaaagacattgtgactaacagcatctctgtttca GGAGGGAGGCTGGCACTGCGACTGGGGCTGTGGCTGTCCTAA